The following coding sequences are from one Hymenobacter sp. DG25A window:
- a CDS encoding ferredoxin--NADP reductase, translated as MSSPYLTLNVVELTQETPDAVTIHLEHPERQNIACQPGQFLTLILPCGAGGKKERRSYSLSSTPNEAPRLSVTVKRVPGGLVSNYLLDTVKVGQQMEVMAPLGNFTLKTGAKTARSLVLVGAGSGITPLMSMLKAVLQEEPQSHVLLVYGNRNEESVIFRQQLAQLEARYAGRLQVEHIYTQPKQPVAAHQHTGRLNRTMLLRILEQRHQFPAEQAEYFLCGPDGMMLEAKAALELLGVPAANIHRESFMAAADSSEVAANQPNGHGDVSVAPEDDANQPRTVTIQYEGSEYSVAVAANQTILEAALDQDIDLPYSCQAGLCTACRGKCLSGKVHLDEREGLSDAEMKQGYVLVCVGHPLTSDVVIEIG; from the coding sequence ATGAGCTCTCCTTACCTTACCCTTAACGTCGTTGAACTCACCCAGGAAACCCCCGACGCCGTTACCATCCACCTAGAGCATCCTGAGCGCCAAAACATTGCTTGTCAGCCGGGTCAGTTTCTGACCCTGATTCTGCCTTGTGGTGCCGGAGGAAAGAAAGAACGCCGCTCGTATTCGCTTAGCAGCACGCCTAACGAAGCGCCGCGTCTCTCGGTTACGGTAAAGCGGGTGCCCGGAGGGCTGGTCAGCAACTATCTGCTGGACACGGTGAAGGTAGGCCAGCAAATGGAGGTAATGGCTCCATTGGGCAATTTTACGCTCAAAACCGGCGCTAAAACGGCCCGCTCGTTGGTGCTGGTAGGGGCCGGCAGCGGTATTACGCCTCTCATGAGCATGCTGAAAGCCGTGCTTCAGGAGGAGCCCCAGAGCCACGTGCTGCTGGTGTATGGCAACCGCAATGAGGAATCTGTTATTTTCCGGCAGCAGCTGGCGCAGCTGGAAGCCCGCTATGCCGGCCGCCTACAGGTAGAGCATATTTACACCCAGCCCAAGCAGCCCGTAGCGGCGCACCAGCATACAGGGCGCCTCAACCGCACCATGCTGCTGCGTATTCTGGAGCAGCGCCACCAGTTCCCGGCCGAGCAGGCCGAGTATTTCCTTTGTGGCCCTGATGGCATGATGTTGGAGGCCAAAGCGGCTCTGGAGCTGCTGGGCGTGCCGGCCGCCAACATTCACCGGGAAAGCTTCATGGCCGCCGCCGACTCCAGTGAAGTAGCCGCCAACCAGCCCAACGGGCACGGAGATGTTTCAGTAGCTCCTGAAGATGATGCTAATCAGCCCCGGACCGTTACCATTCAGTATGAAGGATCGGAGTACTCCGTAGCTGTAGCCGCCAATCAAACTATTCTGGAAGCGGCTCTGGATCAGGATATTGACTTGCCTTATTCCTGCCAGGCCGGTTTATGTACGGCTTGTCGTGGGAAATGCCTGTCCGGCAAAGTACATTTGGATGAGCGCGAAGGATTATCTGACGCCGAAATGAAACAAGGTTATGTACTGGTATGCGTGGGTCACCCCCTTACCAGTGACGTTGTAATCGAAATCGGCTAA
- a CDS encoding M3 family oligoendopeptidase: protein MVHTSEAALATDTQRPPRHYLPESFLVSDWATLEPYFIELRERALHSAAELERWLLDRSELESVLSEDMAWRYIRMTCDTQDAGRAEAFQYFVSEIEPKVAPYDHALNEKMMASEYLGQLDQQRYRVFIRSVRQALAIYREANIPLKTEISTKQQQYAATVGAMTVTLDGEEMTLPRAADRLKNPNRAVREEAYRAVQERRLQDAVPLDTLFTELVQLRHQMALNADFPNFRDYMFAALGRFDYTPQDCKHFHQAIRETVVPLIDDLDLARRQDLALPELRPWDLDVDVSGKAPLHPFETGEELLEKTITVFERLDPFLSDCLRTMRQMGNLDLESRKGKAPGGYNYPLDETGVPFIFMNATSSLRDVVTMLHEGGHAVHSFLTRRLPLSADKHPPSEVAELASMSMELMSMDHWDVFFSDPEELRRAKKTHLESVLETFPWVATIDKFQHWVYENPQHSEQERHQSWITIFNEFNQRTVSWQGLEKYKPYLWQKQLHLYEVPFYYIEYAMAQLGAIAVWRNFRQNPQQGLAAYKRALALGYTAPIGEIYAAAGIRFDFSTEYLRTLADFVHDEMAKL, encoded by the coding sequence ATGGTACACACCTCCGAAGCCGCCCTGGCTACCGATACCCAGCGCCCACCCCGTCATTACTTGCCCGAGAGTTTTCTGGTAAGTGACTGGGCTACCCTCGAGCCTTATTTTATTGAGCTGCGAGAACGGGCCCTGCATTCTGCTGCCGAGCTGGAACGCTGGCTGCTGGATAGGAGCGAGCTGGAAAGCGTGCTGAGCGAGGACATGGCCTGGCGCTATATTCGCATGACCTGCGACACGCAGGATGCCGGCCGGGCGGAGGCGTTCCAATACTTTGTAAGCGAGATTGAGCCCAAAGTAGCGCCCTACGACCACGCCCTCAACGAAAAGATGATGGCCTCGGAATATCTGGGGCAGCTGGATCAGCAGCGCTACCGCGTGTTTATCCGCTCCGTGCGCCAGGCCTTGGCAATCTACCGCGAGGCAAACATTCCGCTCAAAACCGAAATCAGCACCAAGCAGCAGCAGTATGCCGCCACCGTGGGCGCCATGACGGTAACGCTGGATGGGGAAGAAATGACCCTGCCCCGCGCCGCCGACCGGCTGAAGAATCCCAACCGCGCCGTGCGCGAGGAGGCTTACCGGGCCGTGCAGGAGCGCCGCCTGCAGGATGCGGTGCCTCTGGATACGCTCTTCACGGAGCTGGTGCAGCTACGCCACCAGATGGCTCTCAACGCCGACTTCCCCAACTTCCGCGACTACATGTTCGCGGCCCTGGGCCGCTTCGACTACACCCCGCAGGACTGCAAGCATTTCCACCAGGCCATCCGCGAAACCGTAGTGCCGCTGATTGATGATCTGGACCTGGCCCGCCGTCAGGATCTGGCCCTGCCGGAGTTGCGCCCCTGGGATTTGGATGTGGACGTGAGCGGCAAAGCGCCGCTGCACCCGTTTGAAACCGGCGAAGAGCTGCTGGAGAAAACCATTACCGTATTCGAGCGCCTCGACCCCTTCCTGAGCGACTGTCTGCGCACCATGCGCCAGATGGGCAACCTGGATCTGGAGTCGCGCAAAGGAAAAGCGCCGGGCGGCTACAACTACCCGCTGGATGAAACCGGCGTGCCCTTCATTTTCATGAATGCTACGTCTTCGCTGCGCGATGTGGTGACGATGCTGCACGAGGGTGGCCACGCGGTGCATAGCTTCCTCACGCGGCGCCTGCCGCTGTCGGCGGACAAGCATCCGCCATCCGAAGTAGCTGAGCTGGCTTCGATGAGCATGGAGCTGATGAGCATGGACCACTGGGACGTGTTTTTCTCCGACCCGGAGGAGCTGCGCCGGGCCAAGAAAACGCACCTGGAAAGCGTGCTGGAAACCTTCCCCTGGGTAGCCACTATCGATAAGTTTCAGCACTGGGTGTATGAGAATCCGCAGCACTCGGAGCAGGAGCGGCACCAGAGCTGGATTACCATCTTCAATGAGTTCAACCAGCGTACCGTCAGCTGGCAGGGCCTGGAGAAGTATAAGCCGTACCTCTGGCAAAAGCAGCTGCACCTCTACGAAGTGCCGTTCTACTACATAGAATATGCCATGGCCCAGCTGGGTGCCATAGCGGTGTGGCGCAACTTCCGCCAGAACCCGCAACAGGGATTGGCAGCCTACAAACGCGCCTTAGCTCTGGGCTACACAGCCCCCATCGGGGAGATATATGCCGCCGCCGGCATTCGCTTTGATTTCAGCACGGAGTACCTGCGTACGTTGGCTGATTTTGTGCACGATGAAATGGCCAAGCTTTAG
- the paaD gene encoding 1,2-phenylacetyl-CoA epoxidase subunit PaaD, with the protein MDKPTILTWLEEVKDPEIPVLSLVDLGVIRDVVLQENGGVLVKMTPTFSGCPAMDYMQRDVERVLHAHGIEDVQIEMSFEEPWNTNMVSEKGRLALKNFGLAPPPVYNQVLDLDILEYATCPYCNGQNTEMRTPFGATLCRSMHYCHNCRQMFEQFKPL; encoded by the coding sequence ATGGACAAGCCCACGATACTGACCTGGCTGGAAGAAGTGAAGGACCCCGAAATACCGGTCCTTTCCCTGGTAGACTTGGGCGTTATTCGGGACGTGGTGCTGCAGGAAAACGGTGGCGTATTGGTGAAGATGACCCCCACCTTCTCCGGCTGCCCGGCCATGGACTATATGCAGCGCGACGTGGAGCGGGTGTTGCATGCGCACGGCATAGAGGATGTGCAGATAGAAATGAGTTTCGAGGAGCCCTGGAATACCAACATGGTGAGCGAGAAGGGCCGGTTGGCCCTGAAGAACTTTGGGCTGGCTCCGCCGCCGGTGTATAATCAAGTGCTGGATCTGGATATTCTGGAATACGCTACCTGCCCTTACTGCAACGGTCAGAACACGGAAATGCGCACGCCCTTTGGCGCCACGCTTTGCCGCTCCATGCACTACTGCCACAATTGCCGGCAGATGTTTGAGCAGTTTAAGCCCTTATAA
- the paaC gene encoding 1,2-phenylacetyl-CoA epoxidase subunit PaaC gives MNQAALKDLLYRLADDQLILGHRNSEWNGLGPILEEDIAFSSMAQDKLGHSLQMYLLLNQLGEAEPDTVAFTRNAPQFHCCQLVELPIGEYDFSLIRHFLYDHAELLRFEALGQSSYEPLAQVARKLKGELKYHVLHANTWVKRLGASTDEAIERLQQSLDYTLPYALGLFEKTEQEDAIIAEGIFIGEDALKARWEESIRAILSQTALQMPDMRTLTPVYGGRTGEHTEYLQPLLDEMAEVFRLDPTADW, from the coding sequence GTGAACCAAGCCGCCCTCAAAGACCTCCTGTACCGCCTCGCCGACGACCAGCTGATTCTGGGTCACCGCAACTCCGAATGGAATGGCCTGGGCCCCATCTTGGAGGAAGACATTGCCTTTTCCTCCATGGCACAGGATAAGCTGGGCCATAGCCTGCAGATGTACCTGCTGCTGAACCAGTTGGGCGAAGCAGAGCCGGATACGGTGGCTTTTACCCGCAACGCGCCCCAATTCCATTGCTGCCAGTTGGTAGAGTTGCCTATCGGCGAGTATGATTTCAGCCTGATCCGGCACTTTCTCTATGACCATGCCGAGCTGCTGCGCTTTGAGGCCCTGGGCCAGAGCAGCTACGAGCCCCTGGCCCAGGTTGCCCGCAAGCTGAAAGGTGAGCTGAAATACCACGTACTGCACGCCAATACCTGGGTAAAGCGCCTGGGCGCCAGCACCGACGAAGCCATTGAGCGCCTGCAGCAGTCCCTGGACTACACGCTGCCCTATGCGCTGGGTCTGTTCGAGAAAACAGAGCAGGAAGACGCCATCATAGCCGAAGGTATTTTTATTGGCGAAGATGCCCTGAAGGCCCGTTGGGAAGAAAGCATCCGGGCTATCCTAAGCCAGACTGCCTTACAAATGCCCGACATGCGCACCCTAACACCTGTGTATGGCGGCCGCACCGGAGAGCACACCGAATACCTACAGCCCCTGCTGGACGAAATGGCCGAAGTATTCCGCCTCGACCCAACAGCTGACTGGTAA
- a CDS encoding phenylacetic acid degradation b has translation MLHSLDPRINRLGLPDAPPPPPDKALLDQFETYEVFHQKKEGTAYVYVGPVHAPSADVAFLFAKEQYSRRFPCTGMWVVPTASIQLTGYVNDTESVYDTLPADRGEVPANVPSEEAQDAAAFAAGEEDFDIFHLKKRGKAHTHAGKVRATTPGQALQVAKAVFGEQRPVVNVWVVRSADVLHSEEEDKDMWATNPEKKYREAMAYRVQDRIERFKQEQQQNAPQA, from the coding sequence GTGCTCCATTCCCTCGATCCGCGCATTAACCGTTTGGGTTTGCCGGATGCTCCCCCGCCCCCACCCGATAAGGCTCTGCTGGACCAGTTTGAGACCTACGAAGTCTTTCACCAGAAAAAGGAAGGCACTGCCTACGTGTATGTAGGCCCGGTGCACGCGCCCTCGGCTGATGTAGCCTTTCTCTTCGCCAAGGAGCAGTACAGCCGCCGCTTTCCCTGCACGGGCATGTGGGTAGTACCCACCGCTAGCATTCAGTTGACTGGCTATGTCAACGACACGGAATCGGTTTACGACACGCTGCCCGCCGACCGGGGTGAGGTTCCGGCAAACGTTCCTTCTGAGGAAGCGCAGGATGCCGCCGCGTTTGCGGCCGGCGAGGAAGACTTCGACATCTTCCACCTGAAAAAGCGCGGCAAAGCGCACACACATGCAGGCAAGGTACGCGCCACTACGCCCGGCCAGGCGCTGCAGGTAGCCAAGGCAGTATTTGGTGAGCAGCGCCCCGTGGTAAACGTGTGGGTTGTGCGCTCTGCTGATGTGCTGCACTCCGAGGAAGAAGACAAGGATATGTGGGCCACCAACCCGGAGAAAAAATACCGCGAAGCCATGGCTTACCGCGTGCAGGACCGCATTGAGCGCTTCAAACAAGAACAACAGCAAAACGCCCCCCAAGCCTGA
- the paaA gene encoding 1,2-phenylacetyl-CoA epoxidase subunit PaaA: MYGGGNTFEAPVKADGLENEDPILLAEFEARIARGEKIEPSDWMPALYRKQLIRMIEQHAHSEIIGSLPEGTWITRAPGFRRKMAQMAKVQDEVGHAQLLYSAAETLGKTREQMLSDLINGKSKYSNVFNYPTPTWADSNVISWLIDAGAIVNQLANAKGSYGPYCRALDRICAEEAFHLKYGHDAVTHMATGTPTQRRMMQEALNRWWPAIMTFFGPADKMSTHTEILMRWKVKMATNDDCRQQFLDMYVPKIWELGLTLPDPNLHKNEETGQWEFTEPDWEDFKRVINGDGPCNKERLAVRRAAEENGAWVRRALLSPQAKYVKPLA; the protein is encoded by the coding sequence ATGTACGGCGGAGGAAACACTTTTGAAGCACCGGTTAAGGCCGATGGCTTAGAAAACGAAGACCCGATTCTGTTGGCCGAATTTGAGGCACGCATTGCCCGGGGCGAGAAGATTGAGCCCTCGGACTGGATGCCGGCCCTGTACCGCAAGCAGCTCATCCGTATGATTGAGCAGCACGCACACTCGGAAATTATTGGCTCCCTGCCCGAAGGCACCTGGATTACCCGCGCGCCCGGCTTCCGCCGCAAAATGGCCCAGATGGCCAAAGTGCAGGATGAGGTAGGCCACGCCCAGCTGCTGTACTCGGCCGCCGAGACCCTGGGTAAAACCCGGGAGCAGATGTTGTCTGACCTCATCAACGGCAAGTCGAAGTACAGCAACGTCTTCAACTACCCTACTCCTACCTGGGCCGATTCCAACGTTATTTCCTGGCTGATTGACGCCGGCGCCATCGTAAACCAGCTGGCCAACGCCAAGGGCAGCTACGGCCCTTACTGCCGGGCCCTGGACCGGATTTGCGCCGAAGAAGCTTTCCACCTGAAGTATGGCCACGATGCCGTAACGCACATGGCCACCGGCACGCCCACCCAGCGCCGCATGATGCAGGAGGCCCTAAACCGCTGGTGGCCCGCCATCATGACGTTCTTCGGCCCCGCCGACAAAATGAGCACGCACACGGAAATCCTGATGCGTTGGAAGGTGAAGATGGCCACCAACGACGACTGCCGCCAGCAGTTCCTGGATATGTACGTGCCCAAAATCTGGGAGCTGGGCCTCACCCTGCCCGACCCCAACCTGCACAAAAACGAAGAAACCGGCCAGTGGGAATTCACCGAACCCGACTGGGAGGACTTCAAGCGCGTGATTAACGGCGACGGCCCCTGCAACAAGGAGCGCCTGGCCGTGCGCCGTGCCGCCGAAGAAAACGGGGCCTGGGTACGCCGCGCCCTGCTCTCGCCCCAGGCCAAATATGTAAAGCCGCTGGCTTAA
- a CDS encoding TetR/AcrR family transcriptional regulator has protein sequence MEPATLSRKAQIDQTATALFRSRGFAATSMRELASALGIEAGSIYSHIRSKEEILNRICFRLADAFFAGFEASTYDKAQTIAEQLRRAIESHVRVLTQDVAASAVFLHEWRHLSEPARTEFLTLRERYEACFRELIQQGLTTGELHAPDAGFATLTLLASLNWLSTWYKPNGKLSPDDIAHRLAEQLLRGLAGPTQ, from the coding sequence ATGGAACCGGCTACTCTCTCCCGCAAAGCACAGATTGACCAGACCGCTACGGCGCTGTTTCGGTCGCGGGGCTTTGCGGCTACCAGCATGCGGGAGTTGGCATCGGCTTTAGGTATTGAAGCAGGCAGTATTTACTCTCATATTCGGAGCAAAGAGGAGATTTTGAACCGTATTTGCTTCCGACTGGCGGATGCTTTTTTTGCCGGATTCGAAGCATCGACTTACGACAAAGCGCAAACGATTGCAGAGCAGCTGCGCCGGGCCATTGAAAGCCATGTGCGCGTGCTTACCCAGGACGTGGCCGCTTCGGCGGTGTTTCTGCACGAGTGGCGCCACCTCTCGGAGCCGGCTCGCACGGAGTTTCTCACCCTGCGCGAGCGGTACGAAGCTTGTTTTCGCGAGTTAATTCAGCAGGGCCTTACTACTGGAGAGCTGCATGCTCCCGATGCCGGCTTTGCCACGCTTACGCTTCTGGCCAGCCTGAACTGGCTGTCTACCTGGTACAAACCCAACGGCAAACTCAGCCCCGATGACATAGCACACCGCCTGGCGGAACAGCTGTTGCGCGGACTGGCCGGCCCCACCCAATAA
- the thiL gene encoding thiamine-phosphate kinase — protein MSDITPLDKVGEFGLIHRIQNTITLHQPSTVLGIGDDAAIIAPAANHDVVVSTDMLVEGIHFDLTFCPLKHVGYKAVAVNVSDIAAMNATPTQIVVSISIGARFSVEAIEELYEGMRLACEAYNVDLVGGDTTASRGGLTINITALGQVEHGKAVRRSGAGPNDLLCVTGDLGGAFLGLQVLEREKQAWQADPETQPELSKYPYVLQRQLRPEARMDIIHELRDLGVVPTSMIDISDGLASETLHLCQASGTGARIFSENLPIANPTLEVAEEFNLDPIMCMLNGGEDYELLFTVPLSAHDKLKNHPDITIIGHMVDKSEGANLITKAGQPVPLRAQGWQHF, from the coding sequence ATGAGCGACATCACGCCACTCGATAAAGTAGGGGAGTTCGGTCTTATTCACCGCATTCAGAATACCATCACGCTCCATCAGCCCAGCACGGTTTTAGGAATTGGGGATGATGCCGCCATTATTGCCCCGGCCGCTAACCACGACGTGGTGGTGAGCACGGATATGCTGGTAGAAGGCATCCACTTCGACCTCACATTCTGTCCGCTGAAGCATGTAGGCTATAAAGCGGTGGCCGTGAATGTGTCGGATATTGCCGCTATGAACGCCACGCCCACGCAAATTGTGGTGTCGATTTCTATTGGTGCCCGTTTTTCGGTGGAGGCTATTGAGGAGCTGTATGAAGGCATGCGCCTGGCCTGTGAAGCTTATAATGTGGACTTGGTGGGCGGCGACACTACGGCCAGCCGGGGTGGACTTACTATCAACATTACTGCTTTGGGGCAGGTGGAACATGGTAAAGCGGTGCGCCGCAGCGGTGCCGGCCCCAACGACCTGCTGTGCGTAACCGGCGACCTGGGCGGTGCTTTCCTGGGCCTGCAGGTGCTGGAGCGCGAAAAGCAAGCCTGGCAGGCCGACCCCGAAACCCAGCCTGAGCTCAGCAAATATCCCTACGTGCTGCAGCGCCAGCTCCGCCCCGAAGCCCGCATGGACATCATCCACGAACTGCGCGACCTGGGCGTGGTGCCCACCAGCATGATTGATATATCCGATGGACTGGCCTCTGAAACCCTGCACCTCTGCCAGGCCAGCGGCACCGGTGCCCGCATCTTCTCCGAGAACCTGCCCATTGCCAACCCCACGCTGGAAGTAGCCGAGGAATTCAACCTCGACCCCATTATGTGTATGCTTAACGGCGGCGAGGACTACGAACTACTATTCACTGTACCGCTCTCCGCCCACGACAAGCTCAAAAACCACCCCGATATCACCATCATCGGCCACATGGTAGACAAGAGCGAAGGCGCTAACCTCATTACCAAAGCCGGTCAGCCGGTGCCCCTGCGCGCCCAAGGCTGGCAGCACTTCTAA
- the rlmD gene encoding 23S rRNA (uracil(1939)-C(5))-methyltransferase RlmD produces the protein MRKSVKNIPAELLREVEITDMVAEGKCLVRRENLVIFVTQVAPGDVVDLRVTKAKKNFLEAVPTHFHKYSELRVQPFCEHFGTCGGCKWQHLGYETQLKFKHQQVTDTLQRIGKVELPEIQPILPSPAQTYYRNKLEYTFSHNGWLTNEQIASGHDYDRRVLGFHTPARFDKILDVNHCWLQPDPSNQIRLAVRDYAHEHDLPFNNLVTQEGFLRNLIIRTANSGDLMVILQCYYAHDALFPLLDYIYERFPQITSLNYVLNDKGNETFHDLDVVCYKGEPYIHEEMEGLRFRVGPKSFYQTNSEGAYNLYKVTRDFAQLTGSELVYDLYTGAGTIANFVARQARHVVGVEYVESAVKDAYINSEINGTTNTEFYAGDMKDVLNAEFIQQHGRPDVIITDPPRAGMHPDVVARLLEMRAPRIVYVSCNPGTQARDLELLDDAYKVTKVQPVDMFPHTHHVENVVLLELR, from the coding sequence GTGAGGAAATCAGTAAAAAACATCCCCGCGGAGCTGCTTCGCGAAGTCGAAATCACCGACATGGTGGCCGAAGGCAAGTGCCTGGTGCGCCGCGAGAATCTGGTCATTTTTGTAACCCAAGTGGCCCCCGGCGACGTGGTAGACCTGCGGGTAACCAAAGCCAAAAAGAACTTTCTGGAAGCCGTGCCTACGCACTTCCATAAATACTCTGAGCTGCGCGTGCAGCCTTTCTGCGAGCATTTTGGCACCTGCGGTGGCTGCAAGTGGCAGCACCTGGGCTACGAAACCCAGCTTAAATTCAAGCACCAGCAGGTTACTGATACCCTGCAGCGTATTGGCAAAGTGGAGCTGCCCGAGATTCAGCCCATTCTCCCCTCTCCGGCCCAGACGTATTACCGCAACAAGCTGGAATACACCTTCAGTCACAACGGCTGGCTCACCAATGAGCAGATTGCCAGCGGCCACGACTACGACCGGCGCGTGCTGGGCTTCCACACGCCTGCCCGCTTCGATAAGATTCTGGACGTGAACCACTGCTGGCTGCAGCCCGACCCCAGCAACCAGATCCGGCTGGCCGTGCGCGACTACGCCCACGAGCACGACCTGCCCTTTAATAACCTGGTTACGCAGGAGGGCTTCCTGCGCAACCTCATCATTCGCACGGCCAATTCCGGTGACCTGATGGTGATTCTGCAGTGCTACTACGCCCACGACGCGCTGTTTCCGCTGCTGGATTACATCTACGAGCGGTTCCCGCAAATCACCTCCCTCAACTACGTCCTCAACGACAAGGGCAACGAAACCTTCCACGACCTGGACGTGGTGTGCTACAAAGGCGAGCCGTACATCCATGAGGAAATGGAAGGCCTGCGCTTCCGTGTGGGCCCAAAATCCTTCTACCAGACCAATTCCGAAGGCGCCTACAACCTCTACAAAGTCACCCGCGACTTCGCCCAGCTCACCGGCTCGGAGCTGGTGTATGACCTCTACACCGGCGCCGGTACCATTGCGAACTTTGTGGCCCGTCAGGCCCGGCACGTAGTGGGCGTGGAATATGTGGAGTCAGCCGTAAAGGATGCTTACATCAACTCCGAAATCAACGGCACCACCAACACCGAGTTTTACGCCGGCGACATGAAGGACGTGCTCAACGCCGAGTTCATTCAGCAGCACGGCCGCCCCGATGTCATTATCACCGACCCGCCCCGCGCCGGCATGCATCCCGACGTAGTGGCCCGCCTGCTCGAAATGCGCGCCCCCCGCATCGTGTATGTCAGCTGCAACCCCGGCACCCAAGCCCGGGATTTGGAACTGCTGGATGATGCGTATAAAGTGACGAAAGTGCAGCCCGTGGATATGTTCCCACACACCCACCATGTGGAGAATGTGGTATTGCTGGAGTTGAGGTAG
- a CDS encoding SDR family oxidoreductase gives MKGKVVLITGGTSGIGRACAEVFGQAGAKVVITGRNEARLRETSAELQRQGIEHRTVRADVGNEEDSRRAVEETIAAFGRLDVLLNNAGISMRALFQDADLDVIRQLMQTNFFGTVYTTKFALPHIVATKGSIVGISSIAGYRGLPGRTGYSASKFAMQGFLEALRTELLPQGVHVLVACPGFTSSNIRNVALAADGSQQGESPLDEGNIMSSEEVAAHILKAVQHRRRDMVLTSQGKLTVFLNKWMPGLTDKLVLNHFRKEKDSPLR, from the coding sequence ATGAAAGGAAAAGTTGTACTGATTACCGGTGGTACCTCAGGTATCGGCCGCGCCTGTGCCGAGGTGTTCGGCCAGGCCGGCGCCAAAGTGGTTATCACGGGCCGTAATGAAGCCCGCCTGCGGGAAACCAGCGCTGAGCTGCAGCGCCAGGGCATTGAGCACCGCACCGTGCGCGCCGATGTGGGCAACGAAGAAGACTCGCGCCGGGCAGTAGAGGAAACCATTGCCGCTTTTGGCCGCCTGGATGTATTGCTGAATAACGCCGGCATTTCTATGCGGGCCCTGTTTCAGGATGCCGACCTGGACGTAATCCGGCAGTTGATGCAGACCAACTTCTTCGGCACGGTATACACCACCAAGTTTGCGCTGCCGCATATTGTGGCTACCAAAGGTTCTATTGTAGGCATCAGCAGCATTGCCGGCTACCGCGGCCTGCCCGGGCGCACAGGGTACTCGGCTTCCAAGTTTGCTATGCAGGGTTTCTTGGAAGCGCTCCGCACGGAGCTGCTGCCGCAGGGCGTGCACGTGCTGGTGGCCTGCCCGGGTTTCACCTCCTCCAACATCCGCAACGTGGCCCTGGCCGCCGATGGCTCCCAGCAGGGGGAGTCGCCGCTGGATGAGGGCAATATCATGAGCAGCGAGGAAGTAGCAGCTCATATCCTGAAAGCCGTGCAGCACCGCCGCCGCGACATGGTGCTCACCAGCCAGGGCAAACTCACCGTTTTTCTGAACAAATGGATGCCCGGACTCACCGATAAGCTGGTGCTGAATCATTTCCGCAAAGAAAAAGATTCACCGCTGCGCTAA